A genomic segment from Flavobacterium litorale encodes:
- the gyrA gene encoding DNA gyrase subunit A: protein MAEGEKLIPINIEDEMKSAYIDYSMSVIVSRALPDVRDGLKPVHRRVLYGMNELGVFANRAHKKSARIVGEVLGKYHPHGDTSVYDAMVRMAQEWSLRYMLIDGQGNFGSIDGDSPAAMRYTEARMQKMSEDIMADIDKETVDFQLNFDDTLHEPTVMPTRVPNLLINGASGIAVGMATNMPPHNLTEVIDGTLAYIDDDTINIDELMNHVKAPDFPTGGVIYGYDGVREAFKTGRGRVVMRAKVNFEEVEGREAIIVTEIPYQVNKAEMIKKTADMVNDKKIDGIANIRDESDRKGMRIVYILKRDAVPNVVLNTLYKYTQLQSSFSVNNIALVDGRPQLLNLKDLIHYFVEHRHDVVVRRTKYDLRKAEERAHILEGLIIASDNIDEVIRIIRGSKDGEEARANLIERFKLSEIQARAIVEMRLRQLTGLEQDKLRAEYEDIMKLIAELKALLENKELRMNLIKEELVEIRNKYGDERRSEIEYAGGDVSIEDLIADESVVITISHAGYVKRTPLSEYKTQNRGGVGQKGVTTRDQDFLEHLFVATNHQYMLFFTQKGKCFWMRVYEIPEGTKTSKGRAIQNLINIESDDKVKAFICTQDLKDEEYINNHYVIMATKKGVVKKTLLEQYSRPRLNGINAITIREDDELLEAKLTTGESQVVLAVKSGKLVRFEEGKTRPMGRNASGVRGITLQDDNDEVIGMVSVDDMSSEILVVSENGYGKRSSLEDYRITNRGGKGVKTLNITDKTGALVAVKNVTDADDLMIINKSGLTIRMEVADLRVMGRATQGVRLINIKGNDSIAAVTKVMREEDVVEDVTDEATPAEGTTNTTSTDTEENTTSEN, encoded by the coding sequence ATGGCTGAAGGAGAAAAGTTAATCCCAATTAACATTGAAGACGAAATGAAGTCAGCCTACATTGATTATTCAATGTCGGTAATTGTTTCAAGAGCGCTTCCCGATGTTAGAGATGGCTTGAAACCCGTACACAGAAGAGTACTTTACGGAATGAATGAACTGGGTGTATTTGCGAATCGTGCCCATAAAAAATCTGCCAGGATAGTGGGAGAGGTATTAGGTAAATACCACCCGCATGGCGATACCTCTGTTTATGATGCAATGGTGCGTATGGCACAAGAGTGGAGCTTACGTTATATGTTGATAGATGGGCAGGGTAACTTTGGCTCGATAGATGGCGATAGCCCTGCTGCAATGCGTTATACTGAGGCGCGTATGCAAAAGATGTCGGAAGATATTATGGCTGACATTGATAAGGAAACAGTAGATTTTCAACTGAACTTTGACGATACGTTACACGAACCTACCGTAATGCCAACACGCGTGCCCAACTTGCTTATTAACGGAGCATCGGGTATTGCAGTAGGTATGGCTACCAACATGCCACCGCATAACCTTACTGAGGTTATAGATGGTACGCTTGCTTATATAGATGATGATACCATTAATATAGATGAATTAATGAACCATGTAAAAGCACCCGATTTTCCTACAGGGGGTGTAATATACGGTTACGATGGTGTTCGTGAGGCTTTTAAAACAGGACGTGGGCGTGTAGTAATGCGTGCCAAAGTGAATTTTGAAGAAGTAGAAGGTAGGGAGGCTATAATAGTTACCGAGATACCTTACCAGGTTAACAAGGCAGAAATGATTAAGAAAACTGCCGATATGGTTAACGATAAAAAAATAGATGGCATTGCCAATATTCGTGATGAATCGGACAGAAAAGGAATGCGTATTGTGTACATACTAAAACGTGATGCTGTACCCAATGTAGTACTTAACACATTGTACAAATACACGCAATTACAATCGTCCTTTAGTGTAAACAACATTGCATTGGTAGATGGCAGACCGCAACTACTTAACCTTAAAGATTTAATACACTACTTTGTAGAACACAGACACGATGTAGTAGTACGCAGAACGAAGTACGACCTCCGCAAGGCAGAAGAGAGAGCACACATATTAGAAGGGTTAATTATAGCATCTGATAATATTGATGAGGTTATCCGTATAATACGAGGCTCTAAAGATGGCGAAGAAGCGCGTGCTAACTTAATTGAGCGTTTTAAATTATCTGAAATTCAGGCACGTGCTATTGTAGAAATGCGATTACGACAGCTTACTGGACTGGAACAAGATAAGCTAAGAGCGGAGTATGAGGATATTATGAAATTGATTGCTGAGTTGAAAGCCTTGTTGGAGAATAAGGAATTACGAATGAACCTTATTAAGGAAGAGCTTGTTGAAATACGTAATAAGTATGGCGATGAGCGTCGTTCGGAAATAGAATATGCAGGCGGTGATGTTAGTATTGAAGACCTTATTGCAGATGAAAGCGTAGTGATTACAATTTCGCACGCAGGATATGTTAAGCGTACTCCATTATCAGAATACAAAACCCAGAATAGGGGAGGCGTAGGGCAAAAAGGTGTGACTACACGCGATCAAGATTTCTTGGAGCATTTATTTGTAGCAACCAACCACCAGTACATGTTATTTTTTACCCAAAAAGGAAAATGTTTCTGGATGCGTGTTTACGAAATACCCGAGGGTACTAAAACAAGTAAAGGACGCGCGATACAAAACCTGATTAATATTGAAAGTGACGATAAGGTAAAAGCATTTATTTGTACTCAGGACCTTAAAGACGAAGAATATATTAACAACCACTATGTTATTATGGCTACCAAAAAAGGAGTAGTTAAAAAAACATTGTTGGAGCAGTATTCACGCCCAAGGCTAAACGGTATTAATGCTATAACCATTCGTGAAGATGATGAGTTGCTAGAAGCAAAGCTAACTACAGGCGAGAGCCAAGTGGTATTAGCCGTAAAATCGGGTAAATTGGTTCGGTTTGAAGAAGGTAAAACACGACCTATGGGGCGTAATGCATCGGGTGTTCGTGGTATTACGTTACAGGACGATAATGATGAGGTTATTGGTATGGTTTCTGTAGACGACATGAGTAGTGAAATACTCGTGGTTTCAGAAAATGGTTACGGTAAACGCTCTAGCCTTGAAGATTACAGAATAACCAACCGTGGTGGTAAGGGGGTAAAAACACTTAATATTACTGATAAAACAGGAGCACTGGTTGCTGTAAAAAATGTAACTGATGCCGATGATTTGATGATTATAAATAAATCGGGGCTTACCATACGCATGGAGGTAGCCGACCTTAGGGTTATGGGGCGTGCCACACAAGGAGTACGACTTATTAATATTAAGGGTAACGACTCTATTGCTGCAGTAACTAAAGTGATGCGTGAAGAAGATGTGGTAGAGGATGTTACTGATGAGGCAACCCCAGCAGAAGGAACAACGAATACTACTTCTACAGATACTGAAGAAAATACTACTAGCGAGAACTAA
- a CDS encoding ATP-dependent Clp protease ATP-binding subunit has protein sequence MDDNFSPRVKDVITYSKEEALRLGHDFIGTEHLMLGILRDGNGKAISILNSITIDLDHLRRKVEILSPANPNAERNEKKNLHLTRQAERALRTTFLEAKVFQSTSISTAHLLLCILRNENDPTTKLLNKLKIDYETVKEEFINMTSNEEDYLENLPKAESFNDDAGQDDSMRESSFNNPSSGAKTNKKSKTPVLDNFGRDLTELAEEGKLDPVVGREKEIERVSQILSRRKKNNPLLIGEPGVGKSAIAEGLALRIVQKKVSRILFNKRVVTLDLASLVAGTKYRGQFEERMKAVMNELEKNDDIILFIDEIHTIVGAGGATGSLDASNMFKPALARGEIQCIGATTLDEYRQYIEKDGALERRFQKVIVEPTSVEETIAILNNIKSKYEDHHSVIYTDEAIDACVKLTNRYMSDRFLPDKAIDALDEAGSRVHITNINVPKQILDLERQLEEVRESKNSVVKKQKYEEAARLRDDEKRIEKDLAIAQEQWEEDSKNNRVTVTDENVADVVSMMTGIPVNRIAQTESNKLAKLPELIKGKVIGQDDAVSKIAKSIQRNRAGLKDPNKPIGSFIFLGQTGVGKTQLAKVLAKELFDSEDALIRIDMSEYMEKFAISRLVGAPPGYVGYEEGGQLTEKVRRKPYSVVLLDEIEKAHPDVFNMLLQVLDDGYLTDSLGRKIDFRNSIIVMTSNVGARQLKDFGQGVGFGTSAKKAQASDYAKGVIEAALKKTFAPEFINRIDDIIVFNPLEKEDINAIIEIELEKLYERIRGLGYTITLSEKATSFIADKGFDKQYGARPLKRAIQKYVEDALAEEIITSKIATGDEIFMDLDEDEKELVVTIKKAENSAE, from the coding sequence ATGGATGACAATTTTTCGCCAAGAGTTAAAGATGTGATTACCTATAGTAAGGAGGAGGCCTTACGACTGGGGCACGACTTTATTGGTACAGAACACTTAATGCTGGGTATCCTTAGAGATGGCAACGGAAAAGCTATCTCCATATTAAATAGTATTACAATTGATTTGGATCATTTACGTAGAAAAGTAGAGATATTAAGCCCTGCAAACCCTAATGCAGAGCGCAACGAAAAGAAAAACCTACATTTAACAAGGCAGGCAGAGCGCGCCCTGCGTACAACGTTTTTAGAGGCTAAGGTTTTCCAGAGCACCTCTATAAGTACCGCACACCTTTTGCTTTGTATATTACGTAATGAAAACGACCCAACAACAAAATTATTGAACAAGCTAAAAATTGATTACGAAACTGTTAAAGAAGAATTTATCAATATGACATCAAACGAAGAAGATTATCTCGAAAATCTGCCCAAAGCAGAATCGTTTAACGACGATGCAGGACAGGATGACAGTATGCGCGAAAGTTCGTTTAACAACCCTTCTTCTGGCGCAAAAACAAATAAAAAGTCTAAAACGCCAGTACTCGATAATTTTGGTCGTGATTTGACTGAACTTGCTGAGGAAGGAAAACTTGACCCTGTAGTAGGTCGTGAAAAAGAAATTGAGCGCGTATCGCAAATACTTAGTAGAAGAAAGAAAAACAACCCCCTACTTATAGGTGAGCCTGGCGTAGGTAAGTCGGCAATTGCCGAAGGGCTTGCATTGCGCATTGTTCAGAAAAAAGTATCACGAATACTATTCAACAAACGTGTGGTAACGTTAGATCTTGCTAGCCTTGTAGCAGGCACCAAATATCGTGGTCAGTTCGAGGAGCGTATGAAAGCCGTGATGAATGAGTTGGAAAAGAATGACGATATTATACTGTTTATAGATGAGATACATACTATTGTAGGCGCAGGGGGTGCTACAGGCTCATTAGATGCCAGTAATATGTTTAAACCCGCACTAGCACGGGGCGAAATACAATGTATTGGTGCTACAACACTAGATGAGTACCGACAGTATATTGAGAAAGATGGCGCGTTAGAAAGACGTTTCCAAAAAGTTATTGTAGAGCCTACATCGGTAGAGGAAACGATAGCAATACTAAATAACATAAAGAGTAAGTACGAAGACCACCATAGTGTAATTTATACAGACGAGGCTATTGATGCTTGTGTAAAATTAACGAACAGATATATGTCTGACCGTTTTTTACCAGACAAAGCTATTGATGCATTGGATGAGGCAGGCTCGCGCGTACATATTACCAATATTAATGTACCCAAGCAAATACTTGATTTGGAAAGACAACTTGAGGAGGTTCGCGAAAGCAAAAACTCAGTCGTTAAAAAACAAAAGTATGAGGAGGCGGCACGATTACGCGATGACGAGAAACGTATTGAGAAAGACCTTGCCATAGCCCAAGAGCAATGGGAAGAAGACTCTAAAAACAACCGTGTAACGGTTACCGACGAAAATGTTGCCGATGTGGTTAGTATGATGACGGGAATACCTGTAAACCGTATTGCACAAACCGAGAGTAATAAACTAGCCAAATTGCCCGAGCTTATAAAAGGAAAAGTTATTGGTCAGGACGATGCGGTAAGCAAAATTGCCAAATCTATACAGCGTAACCGCGCAGGGCTTAAAGACCCTAATAAACCTATTGGTTCGTTCATCTTTTTGGGGCAAACAGGCGTAGGTAAAACACAATTGGCTAAAGTATTGGCTAAAGAACTTTTTGACTCTGAAGATGCACTTATACGTATTGATATGAGTGAATATATGGAGAAATTTGCTATATCCCGATTAGTGGGTGCACCTCCAGGATATGTTGGATACGAAGAAGGCGGACAGCTTACCGAAAAGGTACGCAGAAAACCTTATAGTGTAGTACTGTTAGATGAGATAGAAAAAGCACACCCCGATGTATTTAACATGCTATTGCAGGTGCTAGATGACGGTTACCTTACAGATAGTTTGGGTAGAAAAATAGACTTTAGAAATTCTATTATTGTAATGACCTCCAACGTTGGGGCGCGCCAATTAAAAGATTTCGGACAAGGTGTAGGTTTTGGTACATCTGCCAAAAAAGCACAAGCTAGTGATTATGCTAAAGGTGTTATTGAGGCAGCACTTAAAAAAACATTTGCACCTGAGTTTATTAACAGGATAGATGACATAATTGTATTTAATCCGTTAGAAAAAGAGGATATTAATGCCATTATTGAAATTGAACTCGAAAAACTATACGAAAGGATAAGAGGATTAGGTTACACCATAACACTATCGGAAAAAGCAACCAGCTTTATTGCCGATAAAGGTTTTGATAAACAATATGGTGCAAGACCACTTAAAAGAGCCATCCAAAAATATGTAGAAGATGCCTTAGCAGAAGAGATTATTACCTCTAAAATTGCAACTGGCGACGAGATATTTATGGATCTTGACGAAGATGAAAAAGAATTGGTTGTAACAATTAAGAAAGCAGAAAATTCTGCCGAATAA
- a CDS encoding tetratricopeptide repeat protein, with product MKKFAIAASLLLSISTFAQKDELKALKKLSKKVENMMDKRQNPSPEIYQEAKQLLAAAEATLPNATEKQEAEYYYYKGGFEILTMNIGKSIESLNKVIEIEKASNNEKYTDEIQNEMFPMLKSIVANQAKLLGQQQKYKEAYPLYEQIYRLSPKDTVQLYNAAAYAVNSQQYADALKYYEELQELGFTGISINYTARDIEKDEVQYFGDKKVRDLYVANKTHDQPGVYREESKKGDIVKNIALIYINQGEKEKAMAALAEAKKENPNDTALLLAESQIYLEAGDYENYKKAVTAVLNLGSKDPNLYFNLGVTTSKSGQAKDAMLYYKKAIELKPDFWQAYQNLGILQLDGEDALVKEMNSLGNSSKEMKRYDELKKERDNMYKEAVVYLEKAHEIKPDNKDIRSILATLYQGLEMMDKYKAIKAE from the coding sequence ATGAAGAAATTTGCAATAGCAGCCTCTTTATTACTTTCAATAAGCACCTTTGCGCAAAAGGATGAATTGAAAGCCTTGAAAAAGTTATCAAAAAAGGTAGAAAATATGATGGATAAAAGGCAAAACCCAAGTCCAGAGATTTACCAAGAGGCAAAACAATTATTAGCAGCAGCCGAAGCTACATTACCCAATGCTACGGAAAAACAAGAAGCAGAATACTACTATTACAAAGGTGGATTCGAAATATTGACCATGAATATTGGTAAATCAATCGAGAGCCTCAATAAAGTAATAGAAATTGAAAAAGCTTCGAATAATGAAAAGTATACTGACGAAATACAAAATGAAATGTTTCCGATGCTTAAATCAATAGTAGCAAATCAAGCTAAATTGCTCGGGCAACAGCAAAAATATAAAGAGGCCTATCCTTTGTATGAGCAGATATACAGACTAAGCCCTAAAGATACGGTACAGTTGTACAACGCGGCTGCCTATGCAGTAAACAGTCAGCAATATGCTGATGCCCTAAAGTACTATGAAGAATTGCAGGAACTTGGTTTTACAGGAATTTCAATAAACTATACTGCCAGAGATATTGAAAAGGATGAAGTGCAATATTTTGGTGACAAGAAAGTAAGAGACCTTTATGTAGCGAATAAAACACACGATCAACCTGGTGTATATCGTGAGGAATCTAAAAAAGGTGACATTGTTAAGAATATAGCCTTAATATATATTAACCAAGGCGAGAAAGAAAAAGCAATGGCTGCTCTTGCCGAAGCTAAAAAGGAAAACCCTAACGATACGGCTTTGCTTTTAGCAGAATCGCAAATTTACCTTGAAGCTGGAGATTACGAGAATTACAAAAAAGCAGTTACAGCAGTATTAAACTTAGGCTCTAAAGATCCTAACCTATATTTTAACTTAGGGGTTACTACCTCAAAATCAGGTCAGGCTAAAGATGCTATGCTGTATTATAAGAAAGCAATTGAGCTTAAGCCTGATTTTTGGCAAGCCTACCAAAACTTGGGTATACTACAGCTTGATGGTGAGGATGCTCTGGTTAAGGAGATGAACAGCCTTGGTAATTCATCTAAAGAAATGAAGCGTTATGATGAGCTTAAAAAAGAAAGAGATAACATGTATAAAGAAGCAGTAGTTTATCTTGAAAAAGCACATGAAATTAAGCCTGATAATAAGGATATTAGAAGTATATTAGCTACATTATATCAAGGTTTGGAAATGATGGATAAATACAAAGCAATAAAAGCAGAATAA